A stretch of the Oxyura jamaicensis isolate SHBP4307 breed ruddy duck chromosome 4, BPBGC_Ojam_1.0, whole genome shotgun sequence genome encodes the following:
- the IL21 gene encoding interleukin-21, which yields MERMIIFCMLFFCCGMVLTATPQKAMKYKQLVKTIDSLEEVVKDKDVELLHTPENPVDECLFTAVTCFQNGILKLQPKNSQVNAKFIKTVNILKRPILKDSGKQCESTCESYEKKSPKEFLKSFSKLMKKFFKE from the exons ATGGAGAGGatgattattttctgtatgcTCTTCTTCTGTTGCGGTATGGTTCTGACTGCAACTCcacaaaaagcaatgaaatacaaACAGCTTGTAAAGACAATTGATTCGTTAGAAGAGGTAGTGAAAGATAAG gATGTTGAATTGCTGCATACACCAGAAAACCCTGTG GACGAATGCCTGTTCACAGCTGTGACGTGCTTCCAGAACGGCATACTGAAATTACAGCCTAAGAACAGCCAAGTAAATGCTAAATTCATCAAAACAGTTAACATCTTGAAAAGACCCATTCTCAAAGACTCTGGAAAG cAGTGTGAATCTACATGTGAATCTTATGAgaaaaaatcccccaaagaGTTTTTGAAGAGCTTCTCAAAGTTGATGAAAAAG TTTTTCAAGGAGTAA